A single Thiohalobacter thiocyanaticus DNA region contains:
- a CDS encoding FitA-like ribbon-helix-helix domain-containing protein yields the protein MANLVVRNLDPRIVAALKQRAARHGRSAEAEHRTLLEAVLLRPRGRSFAEALAAIPEVGEDEDFERAEDTDCLPHVFD from the coding sequence ATGGCCAATCTGGTGGTCCGGAACCTCGATCCGCGGATCGTAGCTGCTCTGAAGCAGCGTGCCGCACGGCACGGGCGCAGCGCTGAAGCCGAGCATCGCACTCTGTTGGAGGCGGTGTTACTGCGACCCCGTGGCCGAAGCTTCGCGGAAGCGCTGGCCGCCATTCCCGAAGTCGGGGAGGATGAAGACTTCGAGCGGGCCGAGGACACAGATTGTCTGCCGCATGTTTTTGATTGA
- a CDS encoding type II toxin-antitoxin system VapC family toxin, whose amino-acid sequence MFLIDTNVISELRKRQNANPGVRAFFEQSVADEAPLFISVVTVGELRRGVELIRHRGDAPQAHLLERWLTSLMAEYQECILDITPDIAQLWGRLRVPHPEHALDKFIAATALIYELKVVTRNHKDFRATGLEVVNPFR is encoded by the coding sequence ATGTTTTTGATTGATACCAACGTCATCAGTGAGCTGCGCAAGCGGCAGAATGCCAACCCCGGCGTGAGGGCCTTCTTCGAACAGTCGGTTGCCGATGAGGCGCCCCTGTTTATCTCGGTGGTCACCGTTGGCGAACTGCGGCGGGGCGTGGAACTGATCCGTCATCGTGGTGATGCGCCTCAGGCACACCTGCTGGAACGATGGCTGACGTCTCTGATGGCCGAATATCAGGAATGTATCCTCGATATTACACCGGATATTGCCCAGCTCTGGGGGCGCTTGCGAGTCCCCCATCCTGAGCATGCACTGGATAAATTCATTGCCGCCACCGCACTCATCTACGAGCTTAAGGTGGTCACACGCAATCACAAGGATTTTCGTGCTACCGGCCTGGAAGTGGTGAATCCCTTCCGTTGA
- the cfa gene encoding cyclopropane fatty acyl phospholipid synthase, translated as MLSKEKPSLNRWTGFVSRTEVGAPEVLTNLLAEAEVTINGSAPWDIQVLDTDVYRRVLTQGSLGFGEAYMDGLWEAEALDELFTRLLRSDADERLSGWARIKLIAEAARQSLLNLQRRQRAFQVAEKHYDIGNDVFTAMLDPSMSYSCGYWLNAQSLDQAQHDKNDLICRKLKLQPGERLLDIGCGWGGLARHAARYFDVEVTGVTVSREQQQLAQERCAGLPVTIELMDYRNLQGRYDKLVSVGMFEHVGPKNYQEYFDIAWRLLQDDGLFLLHSIGIHATSKTVDPWIDRYIFPNGKLPSAHEIAAALDKRFIIQDWHNFGQDYDLTLMAWWQNFESAWPALEARYGRRFYRMWKYYLMSCAGFFRSGQGQLWQLVLSKREREQVYRSIRW; from the coding sequence ATGCTCAGCAAGGAAAAACCATCCCTCAACCGTTGGACAGGTTTCGTTTCCCGCACCGAGGTCGGTGCGCCTGAGGTACTGACTAATCTCCTTGCAGAAGCGGAGGTGACGATTAACGGTAGTGCCCCCTGGGACATCCAGGTACTTGATACCGACGTCTATCGACGGGTCCTGACGCAGGGATCGCTGGGCTTCGGAGAAGCTTATATGGACGGGTTATGGGAGGCCGAGGCGCTCGATGAACTGTTCACGCGGCTGCTGCGTTCCGATGCCGACGAACGTCTATCGGGATGGGCCAGGATCAAGCTCATCGCCGAAGCGGCTCGCCAGAGTCTGCTCAACCTGCAGCGACGTCAACGGGCCTTCCAGGTGGCCGAGAAGCATTATGACATCGGCAATGACGTCTTCACTGCCATGCTGGATCCGAGCATGAGCTATTCATGCGGCTACTGGCTCAATGCCCAATCTCTGGATCAGGCCCAACATGACAAGAACGATCTGATCTGTCGCAAGCTCAAGCTGCAACCGGGGGAACGGCTGCTTGACATCGGTTGCGGCTGGGGCGGTCTGGCACGTCATGCCGCCAGATACTTCGACGTGGAAGTCACGGGGGTAACGGTCTCGCGTGAGCAGCAGCAGCTTGCGCAGGAGCGTTGTGCCGGCCTGCCGGTGACAATCGAGTTGATGGATTACCGCAATCTTCAGGGCCGCTATGACAAACTGGTCTCTGTGGGCATGTTCGAACACGTGGGTCCGAAAAATTACCAGGAATATTTCGATATCGCCTGGCGCCTGCTGCAGGACGACGGACTGTTTCTTCTGCACAGCATCGGTATCCACGCCACCAGCAAGACCGTCGATCCCTGGATCGACCGGTATATCTTTCCCAATGGCAAGTTGCCGTCCGCGCATGAAATCGCGGCGGCTCTGGATAAACGGTTCATCATCCAGGACTGGCATAATTTCGGTCAGGACTACGATCTCACCCTGATGGCCTGGTGGCAGAACTTCGAATCCGCATGGCCTGCCCTGGAGGCGAGATACGGCAGGCGCTTCTACCGGATGTGGAAATATTATTTGATGAGTTGTGCCGGATTTTTCCGCTCCGGTCAGGGGCAGCTGTGGCAGCTTGTTCTCAGTAAACGTGAACGCGAGCAGGTCTACCGTTCGATCCGTTGGTAG